The genomic DNA GGTCGTGCACGACGCTGACGCGGGCGCGGCCGCCGAACGCCGCCCCGTAGGGATCGATGTTCAGCACCACGTCGATGGCGCGGGCGCGGCACAGCCGCGGGACGGCGAGGCACTGGCGCAGGACGTCGAGCAGCATGATCCGCGGCCGCTTCACCGTCACGACCTCGACGCGGTCGCGGATCGCCGCCGGCAGCTGATCGCGACGCCAGGGGGAGCGCAGCACCACCGCGAAGGTGCCGCGCGCGACGAGGCCGGCGATCACCCGGAAGGCGACGAGCGCGACGCCCGACGGCCGACCGGCATGCTGGCTCGGCATGTTGACGAGGACGCGCGGCATGGCGGGTCTGACGGCTCCGAGCGGGAAAGGGGAAACGCGGGCCCGTCAGGCCCGGCCGGCGACCTGGAGGATGATGTCGGTGAGATCGCGCTGCATGCGGTCCGCGCCGTAACGGGACAGCGCCCGCTCGCGCGCGAGCGCCGTGCGCGCCCTGAAGGCGTCGGGAGCGGCGAACAGCGCCGACAGGGCCGCCGCGAGGCGGTCCGGCCGCCGCGGCGGCACCAGGGTTCCGGCCGCGCCGCCGTCGAGGATCTCGGCGGACGCGCCGGCGTCGGTGGCGATCACCGGCACGCCGACCAGCATGGCCTCGACGAGGGTACGGCCGAACGGTTCGGGATCGACCGAGGAGTGCACGACCGCGTCGACCGCCTGCATCAGCCTGGGGACATCGTCGCGCTGGCCGAGGAACAGGACCCGGTCCGACAGGCCGCGCCGCGCCGCGAGGTCGCGCAGATGCGCCGCGTAGGCATCCTCGCCGAAAAGGGGCGCCCCCACCACGACGCAGCGCAGGCCGGGCAGGGTCGCCAGCGCGTCGATCAGGACGTCCTGCCCCTTCCACGGCGCGAGGCGGCTGAAGACGCCGACGAGGGGACCGTCCGGCAGGCCGAGCTCCGCGCGCAGGGCGGCGGCACCGCAGGGCACCGGGTCGACGTCGAGGCCGTTCGGCACGACGCGGATCAGGGACCGGCGCCCGCCGGCCTCGACGAAGGCCCGCGCGGCGGCCTCGGAGGGCACGATCACCCGGGCGGCGCAGAGATTGGCGAGCCGGACCTGCAGGACGCGCTGCGCCCGGCCGAAATGCGCGCTGTCGAGGATGTCGTGCAGGTGCCAGATCAGGGGACGCCCGGCGGCGCGGGCCGCCGGGGCGGAGAGCAGGAAGGCCTTCTGCGAGTTGGCGTAGACCACGTCGCAAACACGGGCCGCCCGGGCGATCTCGAGAGCCAGGGCGCCGAGCTGGCCCAGGACCGGCAGCGCGCTCAGGGGGGAGACATCGCGCCGGAGGCCCGCCAGGGCGGACCGTCGGCGCGCGAGGCGGATCTCCAGGCCCTGATCGCGCAGGGCCTCGGTGAGGGCGCCGTCCTCGAACAGGAACGCGGTCGAGCCCGGCCACGGCCGGACGGCGTCGCGGAGCACCAGCTCGGCTCCCGACATGGTGCCGGTGTGACTCACGAACAGGACGCGCGGCCGAGCGGCGACGTCGGAGCGGGTGGCCCGCACCCGGTCAAGGAGGCCGCGCTCGGCGAGCGCTTCGGCGGGAAGCACGTCGTTCATCGCGCGCTCGCGGCCGCCCGGGGATCGGGAAGCGGCATCACGTCGTAGGTCGACTGGATACCCGGGCGGACCATGGTCATGGCGATCCCGAGGACGTGTCCGCCGGCGCGGCGCAGGTTCGCCACGGTCTCGACGGTGTCGGAGAGCTGCGAGCGGCCGTAGCGGGCGCAGCAGAGCACGCCGTCGACCTGGCGGGCGAGCATCGGCGCGTCCATCAGGAGACTCGTGGGCGGCGTGTCGAGGAGGACGAGGTCGTAGCGGCGGCTCCACTTGAGGAAGTCCGCCATCCGGTCGCCCATCAGGAGCTCGGTCGAGTCGGCCGTCGGCGTTCCCGCGGGGATGACGTCGAAGCGTCCGGCCCGGACAACGGCCTCGGCCGGGTCGATCTCGCCGCGGAGCACGCCGCCGAGGCCCGCGCCGCGGCCGAGCCCGAGGGAGGCCTCGAAGTTCGGGCGCCGCAGGTCGCACTCGACCACGAGCACCCGTCGGCCGCTTGCGGCGCCGATCCCGGCGAGCGCGAAGGCCGTGAAGGATTTGCCCTCCCGCGGCTTCGCCGAGGTGACCAGGATGACGCGGGACTTGCCGGCGCCGGCCAGCACGAGATGGGCGTGCAGGTTGCGCAGGACGTTCTGCATCACCGGATAAACCCGCGCCCGCGCCAGGGCCTCCGCGAGGTCGAGCTCGCGCTGGCGCTCGGAGAAGCGGCCGACGAGGCCGGCGGTCTCCAGGCTCGGCAATTGCGCGAAGACCGGTGCGCCGGTGCCCGCCATCAGCTGCGCCGAGGTGCGCACGCGCCGGTCGGTGTAGTCGCGCAGCAGCGCGGCGGCGGCGGCGAGCACGCCGGCGAGCACGAGGCCGCCCGCCAGGAACGGCACGGCCTTGGGCGAGAACGGCTCCTGCGGCAACTCGGCGAGGCTGACCAGCCGCGTGCTGCCGGTCAGGATCCGCCGCTCGGTCTCGAGCTCGCCCGCGCGCTTCACCAGATCGGCGTAGCGGGTGCGCTTGATCTCGGCGTTGCGCACCATGCCCTCGATCGAGGCCTCGTCGTCCATGGCGGCGGCGGCGTCCGTCTTCGCGGTCTCGAGTTGGGCGCGCAGCGACTTGGCGAGGGTGCTCGAGGCCTCGTAGGACTTGCGCAGGCCCCGCGCGACGTTCCCGATCTCCTGCTCGATCCGCGCGCGCAGGCTCGCCTGCTCGGTCTCGAGCGCCCGGATGACCGGATGGTTCGCGCCCAGCAGGGTGCTCTGGTTGGCGAGCTGCGCGCTGACACCGCTGAGCTGCTGCTTCAGCGAGACGATGGTCGGGCTCGCCAGGACGGCCGGGGCGCTGTCGGCGCCGCGGGTGCCCCTGGCCTCGATCTCGCTCAGCCGCGCGGCGGCGTCCGCTTTGGCGGTCTCGGCCGCGGCGAGCTGCTGGCTGATGCTGGTGAGCCGCTCGGCGCTGATCGGGGCCAGCGAGCCCTTCAGCAGGCCCTTGCGGCGCCGGAACGTTTGGATGCGGGTCTCGTCGGCCCGGATCGACGCGTCCAGCTGGCTAATCTCGGTGTGCAGCCAGTCGGCCGCCGCCTTGCGGCTCGAGGCCTGCGCCTCGCGCTGGTCTTCCAGGAAGGCGTTGATCAGGCCGTTGGCCATGGTCTGCGCCGTCTCGGGCAGCGGCGACTTGTAGCCGATGGTGATGATGCGCGAGCGGCCGGAGCTCAGGACCGTGTAGCGCCTCTGCAGATACTCGACGAGCGCGTTGCGGTCGGTCGTGAGCTTCGTGCAGGCGGCGTCCTTCTTGTCGCTGATCCGGTCGGGATGACCGCCGGTCGCCGCGTAGCGGCACTCGGCGAGGACCGCGGCGACGAGGTTGTCGTCGATGGCGAGGCGCAGGAGCCGTGGCGAGCGGATCACCAGGATCTGGCTCTCGATGTCCGCCGGGTCGCCGATCTTCTGGATCCAGGCCATCGAGGCGTTGTTGGCGCCCGGCTCGGCCTCGGCGACGATCACCGAGCCGCTCGCCACGTATTGCGGCTGGATCATCAGCAGCGCGGTGACGGCGAGGCCGAGGACCGCGGCGAACACCGCCAGGAACAGGGTCCGGCGATGCCAGATCCGCGCGAGGGCGGCGGCCAGCGGACCGCCGCGCGCCGGCTCCTGGGGGAGGGCCCGGACCGGCGCCCGGTCGGCCAGATCGACAGTCAGGAAGGACATGCGATCTGCCCTCAGCCGACGGCTTCGAGGCGCGGCACGATCCGCGGGCGCGTCTCGCAGGCGGCCCGGTGCAGGGCCATCTGGTCATCGACGAAGTTCGAGAACCGGCTGCGGAACAGCTCGGCCGAGAACGTCTCGGCCTGCGCCCAGCAGGCCTCGCGGGTGAAGTGGCTCTCCTGCAGCAGGAAGCGCCGGACGCACTCGGCGATCGCCTCGGGCTCGGGCACGTCGAAGAACATCCCGGTGCGCTGCGGGCCGCGGGTCTGGACCGTCTCGCGGGCACCGCCGCGGCCCAGTGCGAGGACGGGCGTGCCCTCCGACGTGGCCTCGACCACGATGATCCCGAAATCCTCTTCGGCCGCGAAGATGAAGGCGCGGGCCATGGCCATGAGGTGGCGCAGCTCCGCGTCGGGCACGAAGCCCGAGAATGTCACGTTGGGCCCCGCGATCTCGCGCAGCCGCGCGGCATCCGGCCCGGAGCCCGCCACCACGAGTTCGAGATCGGGAAGCAGCGCGAAGGCGCGGATCACCGCCTCGACGTTCTTGTAGGGCACGAGGCGGCTGGCCACGAGGAAGTGGTTCGCGCGCGGGCCGTCGTACCGCAGGGTCGGCAGCGTGATCGGCGGGTGGATGACCTCGGCGGTGCGGCCGTAGACCTTGTGGATGCGGCGGGCGACGAAGGCCGAGTTGGCCACGATCGCGTTGGGACCGGCCGCCGTGCGGAAATCCCAGACGCGCATCCGGTGCAGGATCAGCCGGGCGAGCAGGCTCTTCATGCCCGCGTCGCAGCCGCTCTCCCGCAGGTAGGTGTGCTGCATGTCCCAGGCGTAACGCATGGGCGAGTGGATGTAGGAGACGTGGAGCTGGTCGGGCCCGGTCAGGACGCCCTTCGCCACCGCGTAGCTGCTCGAGATGACCAGATCGTAGGCCGACAGATCGAACTGCTCGATCGCGAGCGGCATCAGCGGCAGGTAGTTGCGGTGCCGCGTCCGCGCGAAGGGCATGCGCTGGATGAAGCTCGTCCGCGCCTGCGAGTAGCCCAGCCGCGCCCGGTCTGCGTCGGGCAGGAAGTCGAAGAGGGCGAAGACGTCCGCGTCCGGATAGATCCGCAGCAGCTGCTCGAGGACACGCTCGGCGCCACCGACGATATACAACCAGTCGTGAACAATCGCGACGCGCATCACAGCTTCCTCGTCGGTGCGCCGGACGCTGGAAAATGCATTCCGTCCTGCCGGCCCCGCCTCTGACAGCGAGCGTAGGCACACACGTGAGGGTAATAGAGACGTGATCTCTAATAAAGGGGTCACCGCGCCAGCAACTATCGAAAATAGTGCTGATTCGAGCCTTAAACCTGACGTGTAAACTTAATTTTTGCGAACGATTAACGTTAAGGTCAGGAGCTCGCCGCGCCGCCGGAATGGGGTTGCCTGCGGACTCGACGCCGCGATCTACGAGGCGATCGGGGCGGGCAGGGGGCCCGGCGAGGGGCGCCGGTCGAGCCGGCGCCGCAGGGCCGCGATCACCGGCGCCTCGACATACCGGAACAGCAACTCCCCCGCGGCCACCGCCGCTGGGAACGCGATCGCGAAGATCAGGACAGCGCGCGCGATGCCGGGCGCGACGACGAGCGCCGCGATCTTGGCGGCGCTGTGCAGCAGCAGATTGTGAACCAGATAGAAGGAGTAGCTGGCATTGCCCTGCGAGAGCAGCCAGCGCGACTTCAACACGATGCCGGCCCGCTCCAGCAGCAGCATCGCGCCCACGATCAGGACGGCCGCGAAACCCCAGACCAGCGGGCGGGCGAACCCCGACAGTTCGGGGCTGGCGCCGAGCGCCTCGGTGACGACCTGGCCGCCGAGGATGAGCAGCACCGCGGCCGCGACGACCGCGCCGGCGGCGCGGCGGGCGGGGAAGCCTGCGGGCAACACTCCGAGCCTCAGGTAGGCGTAGCCCAGCCCGATGCCGGCAGCGAACTCGATCAGGATCGGCTTGGTGTAGTACGCCCAGTAGAGACCCGACGCCGGCAGCAATCCGAGCAGGATCAGCGCGAGGAAGACCGCGGCTGCGCCGAGCGCCCGGACGGCGGGCTTGGGCACCAGCAGCAATCCCGCGAAAACCACGTAGAAGAACATCTCGTAATTGAGGGTCCAGCCTACGGAGTTCAGCGGCTCGATGAAACTACCCCGCGAGAACGGCAGGAACAGCAGGGACTGAACGACGTAATCCGTCCGGATCTCCACGATCCCGATGGGCCTCAGCCCGGTGAGCGCGATCAACGCCAGGCCGATCGTCACGATCCAGTAGACCGGGACGACGCGAGAGGCGCGGCGGAGCAGGAACTCCCCCGGGCTCTCGCGGCGCCCGCTCGTGCTCACGAACATGATGAACCCGGAGAGCACGAAGAACACGTCGACGCCGCTCGCCCCGAAGGCGAGGAGGTCAGGCCGCGGCAGGACGGGGCCGACATAGAGGCCGAAATGCGTGAGGAAGACGAGGTACGAGGCGACGGCGCGCAGGATTTGAAGGTTGTAGATCATCGCGCGCCGGCTGATCGCTGGGCCCGCCCGGGACGGGCGACATCGCGCCCTTATGGCCGAGATGGCCCCACCGCGTCACGACGAGTCCCGAAACGTCCTAAATGGCTCCGGGTCTCGAATTAAGCTCAGGCGGAGCGATTACACGCATGAGTTGCTAGATCCGCGAAATCTCTGGACGGAAGATCACGAAATCAAGAGCTGGAAAGTGATCGTAAAGAGGCGGCCGTCAAATGTGGGACGCCGGCCGCACGGAGCTCCCGGTTGCACAGTGCGCCACCCCGTTCTGCCCAGTGCCAGCCGCTATTTACTATTAATCATTAGATAATTTGACGCCGGGCCGATCGGTTCAATAGCGTCTCGACAACTGGAATAAGGAGTTCCGCCTTGAACATCGCTCAGGACATCCGTGAGATTCTCGGCTCGAACGAAGCCTTCGCAGGGAAGGCGGATCACCTCTCCGAGGATGACAGCCTGTTCGATCTCGGCTTGGACTCGTTCGGTTCGGTTCAGCTGATGCTGGGCCTCGAGGAGCGCTTCGGCATCGAGTTCCCCGACGAGCTCCTGAATCGGAAGTCGTTCTCGTCCATCCGCGCCATCCGCGAGGCCGTCTCCTCCCTGATTCAGCAGGAAGCCGCATGAGCACGCTCGCCGCGCGCGCCGAGCGGGCCGCGGCGGTGGCGGCGCGCCACGCCGACGCCGTCGACCGCGAAGGCCGCTTCCCCGTGGAGGCTGTCGCCGCCATGAAGGCCGAGCGCCTGCTCGGCCTCCAGATCCCGGGTCAGCTCGGCGGCGAGGGGGCCGGGCTGGTGCAGATCGCCGAGCTGTGCAGCACGCTCGGGCAGGCCTGCAGCGCGGCGGCGATGACCTTCGCGATGCACCACATCAAGGTGTCCAGCCTCGTGACCCACGGCCTGGACAGCCCCTGGCACGGACGCCTGATGGAGCGGATCGCGCGGGAGCAACTGCTGGTCGCCTCCTCGACCACCGAGGCGGGCATCGGCGGCGACCTCCGGAACAGCCTCTGCGCGGTGGAAACCAACGGCGAGGTCTTCGCCCTCGGCAAGGACGCGTCGGTGATCTCCTACGGCGCCCACGCCGACCTGATCCTCGCCACGGCGCGGCGCCATCCGGACGCGGCGACGTCCGATCAGGTCCTCGTCGCGCTGATGGCCGACCAGGTCTCCCTCGTGCGCACGGGCGACTGGGACACCCTCGGCATGCGCGGGACCTGCAGCGAGGGCTTCCGCCTGGAGGCCCGGAACGTCCCGGTCGAGCAGATCCTGCCGAAGCCGTTCGCGGAGATCGCCGCCCAGTCGATGCTGGCCTCCTCGCACCTGCTGTGGAGCAGCGTCTGGTACGGGATCGCGACCTACGCGGTCGATCGCGCCCGCGCCTTCGTGCAGGCCGAGGCGCGGCGCCGGCCCGGGCAGGTGCCGCCGACGGCGACGCGCCTCGCCGAGGTCTCCAACGCGCACCAGGCCATGCGCGGCACCATCGCGTCGGCCCTACGCCGTTTCGAGGACGCCCACGGGGACGCCGACACGATCGGCTCCGTCGGCTTCTGCGTGATGCTCAACAATCTGAAGGTCACCGTCTCCGACATGGCGGTCGACATCGTGCGGCGGGCGCTCGCGATCGTCGGTCTCGCCGGCTACCGGAACGACACGCCCTTCAGCCTGGGACGGCCGCTGCGCGACGTCCTCTCCGCGCCGCTGATGATCGGCAACGACCGCATCCTCGCCAACACCGCCAAGCTCCTGCTCGTGCAGAAGGGCAGCGGCCAGCTCATGAGTGCGTGATGGAATCGATCTCCTCTCCCGCCGGCGACGTCGTCCTGCTCGAGGACGAGCCGGCCGGCGGCCCGACCTTCCTCGACCGCCTGTTCGACCGCGGCCTGCTCGTCCGGACCGGCGTCGACGGCCTCTACGGCCGCAGCGGCGGCTTCGAGAGCGTCGTCGACGCCCTCGACCGGATGATCACGCGCCTCGGGGCCGCCGAGGGGGCCGAGGTGCTGCGGTTCCCGCCGGCCATGAGCCGCCCGGCCTTCGAGCGCAGCGGCTATCTCAAGGGCTTCCCGAACCTCGCCGGGACCGTGCACAGCTTCTGCGGCGACGCGCGCGGACACGCCGAGATCCTCGCCTGCCTCGAGGCCGGGACCGACTGGACCGGCCAGCAGGAGGCCACCGACGTCGTGCTGACGCCCGCGGCCTGCTACCCGGTCTATCCGGTCGCCGCCGCGCGGGGCGCGCTGCCGACCGAGGGCCGCCTGTTCGACCTGCAATCCTACTGCTTCCGGCGCGAGCCGTCGCTGGAGCCGACCCGGATGCAGCTCTTCCGGATGCGCGAGTACGTGCGCATGGGCAGCCCCGAGCAGGTTCTGGCCTTCCGCGAAACCTGGCTCGAGCGCGGCACGGCCATGATGCGCGCCCTCGGTCTGCCCCTCGCCATCGACGCGGCCAACGACCCGTTCTTCGGCCGCGCCGGCCGGATGCTCGCCAACAACCAGCGGGCTCAGGGGCTGAAGTTCGAGCTGAACGTCCCGGTCAACAGCGTCGACAAGCCGACGGCCTGCCTCAGCTTCAACTATCACCAGGACCATTTCGGCAGCACATGGGAGCTGCGCCAGGCGGACGGCGCGGTCGCTCACACGGCCTGCGTCGGATTCGGCCTGGAGCGGATCACCCTGGCGCTCCTGCGCCACCACGGGCTCGATCTCGCCGCCTGGCCGGAGGCCGTGCGCGCCGAGCTGTGGGATTGAGGCGGTGACCGCCGCTCTGCGCCTGCCGGTCGGTCTCGGAGCCGCGGGACCCCACGTCCCGCACCCGCTCCACGATTCCGGCCGCGACTGGCCGGAGACGAACTGCTACGTCGACCTCTGGATCGAGCTCCTGCACGGCCGCGGCCTCGTGCCGGAGGCGATGCTGGGCTTCACCCTGCGGCAGGATTTCGAGGGCGACCAGTTCACCTTCTTCAAGCCGCCGACCGGCGATATCGAGCGCCTCTACGGTCTGGAAGTGCTGGAACTCGCGGTCTACGGCGGCCTCGAGAACCACGCGGAGATCCAGGCCGCCGCCGGCCGGCCGGTCCTGGTCGAAGTCGACGCGATCTACCTGCCCGACACGCAGGGGACCACCTACGGCCGCGAGCACGGCAAGACCACGATCGG from Methylobacterium radiotolerans JCM 2831 includes the following:
- a CDS encoding acyl-CoA dehydrogenase family protein, whose protein sequence is MSTLAARAERAAAVAARHADAVDREGRFPVEAVAAMKAERLLGLQIPGQLGGEGAGLVQIAELCSTLGQACSAAAMTFAMHHIKVSSLVTHGLDSPWHGRLMERIAREQLLVASSTTEAGIGGDLRNSLCAVETNGEVFALGKDASVISYGAHADLILATARRHPDAATSDQVLVALMADQVSLVRTGDWDTLGMRGTCSEGFRLEARNVPVEQILPKPFAEIAAQSMLASSHLLWSSVWYGIATYAVDRARAFVQAEARRRPGQVPPTATRLAEVSNAHQAMRGTIASALRRFEDAHGDADTIGSVGFCVMLNNLKVTVSDMAVDIVRRALAIVGLAGYRNDTPFSLGRPLRDVLSAPLMIGNDRILANTAKLLLVQKGSGQLMSA
- a CDS encoding acyl carrier protein translates to MAQDIREILGSNEAFAGKADHLSEDDSLFDLGLDSFGSVQLMLGLEERFGIEFPDELLNRKSFSSIRAIREAVSSLIQQEAA
- a CDS encoding amino acid--[acyl-carrier-protein] ligase; amino-acid sequence: MESISSPAGDVVLLEDEPAGGPTFLDRLFDRGLLVRTGVDGLYGRSGGFESVVDALDRMITRLGAAEGAEVLRFPPAMSRPAFERSGYLKGFPNLAGTVHSFCGDARGHAEILACLEAGTDWTGQQEATDVVLTPAACYPVYPVAAARGALPTEGRLFDLQSYCFRREPSLEPTRMQLFRMREYVRMGSPEQVLAFRETWLERGTAMMRALGLPLAIDAANDPFFGRAGRMLANNQRAQGLKFELNVPVNSVDKPTACLSFNYHQDHFGSTWELRQADGAVAHTACVGFGLERITLALLRHHGLDLAAWPEAVRAELWD
- a CDS encoding glycosyltransferase is translated as MRVAIVHDWLYIVGGAERVLEQLLRIYPDADVFALFDFLPDADRARLGYSQARTSFIQRMPFARTRHRNYLPLMPLAIEQFDLSAYDLVISSSYAVAKGVLTGPDQLHVSYIHSPMRYAWDMQHTYLRESGCDAGMKSLLARLILHRMRVWDFRTAAGPNAIVANSAFVARRIHKVYGRTAEVIHPPITLPTLRYDGPRANHFLVASRLVPYKNVEAVIRAFALLPDLELVVAGSGPDAARLREIAGPNVTFSGFVPDAELRHLMAMARAFIFAAEEDFGIIVVEATSEGTPVLALGRGGARETVQTRGPQRTGMFFDVPEPEAIAECVRRFLLQESHFTREACWAQAETFSAELFRSRFSNFVDDQMALHRAACETRPRIVPRLEAVG
- a CDS encoding acyltransferase family protein → MIYNLQILRAVASYLVFLTHFGLYVGPVLPRPDLLAFGASGVDVFFVLSGFIMFVSTSGRRESPGEFLLRRASRVVPVYWIVTIGLALIALTGLRPIGIVEIRTDYVVQSLLFLPFSRGSFIEPLNSVGWTLNYEMFFYVVFAGLLLVPKPAVRALGAAAVFLALILLGLLPASGLYWAYYTKPILIEFAAGIGLGYAYLRLGVLPAGFPARRAAGAVVAAAVLLILGGQVVTEALGASPELSGFARPLVWGFAAVLIVGAMLLLERAGIVLKSRWLLSQGNASYSFYLVHNLLLHSAAKIAALVVAPGIARAVLIFAIAFPAAVAAGELLFRYVEAPVIAALRRRLDRRPSPGPLPAPIAS
- a CDS encoding GumC family protein; the protein is MSFLTVDLADRAPVRALPQEPARGGPLAAALARIWHRRTLFLAVFAAVLGLAVTALLMIQPQYVASGSVIVAEAEPGANNASMAWIQKIGDPADIESQILVIRSPRLLRLAIDDNLVAAVLAECRYAATGGHPDRISDKKDAACTKLTTDRNALVEYLQRRYTVLSSGRSRIITIGYKSPLPETAQTMANGLINAFLEDQREAQASSRKAAADWLHTEISQLDASIRADETRIQTFRRRKGLLKGSLAPISAERLTSISQQLAAAETAKADAAARLSEIEARGTRGADSAPAVLASPTIVSLKQQLSGVSAQLANQSTLLGANHPVIRALETEQASLRARIEQEIGNVARGLRKSYEASSTLAKSLRAQLETAKTDAAAAMDDEASIEGMVRNAEIKRTRYADLVKRAGELETERRILTGSTRLVSLAELPQEPFSPKAVPFLAGGLVLAGVLAAAAALLRDYTDRRVRTSAQLMAGTGAPVFAQLPSLETAGLVGRFSERQRELDLAEALARARVYPVMQNVLRNLHAHLVLAGAGKSRVILVTSAKPREGKSFTAFALAGIGAASGRRVLVVECDLRRPNFEASLGLGRGAGLGGVLRGEIDPAEAVVRAGRFDVIPAGTPTADSTELLMGDRMADFLKWSRRYDLVLLDTPPTSLLMDAPMLARQVDGVLCCARYGRSQLSDTVETVANLRRAGGHVLGIAMTMVRPGIQSTYDVMPLPDPRAAASAR
- a CDS encoding glycosyltransferase, with the translated sequence MNDVLPAEALAERGLLDRVRATRSDVAARPRVLFVSHTGTMSGAELVLRDAVRPWPGSTAFLFEDGALTEALRDQGLEIRLARRRSALAGLRRDVSPLSALPVLGQLGALALEIARAARVCDVVYANSQKAFLLSAPAARAAGRPLIWHLHDILDSAHFGRAQRVLQVRLANLCAARVIVPSEAAARAFVEAGGRRSLIRVVPNGLDVDPVPCGAAALRAELGLPDGPLVGVFSRLAPWKGQDVLIDALATLPGLRCVVVGAPLFGEDAYAAHLRDLAARRGLSDRVLFLGQRDDVPRLMQAVDAVVHSSVDPEPFGRTLVEAMLVGVPVIATDAGASAEILDGGAAGTLVPPRRPDRLAAALSALFAAPDAFRARTALARERALSRYGADRMQRDLTDIILQVAGRA